A DNA window from Streptomyces sp. B21-083 contains the following coding sequences:
- a CDS encoding mechanosensitive ion channel family protein: MSLPAVLLAAGPSPSPTPSESPTALVPSLQDAQERATNAASWVEQNWSTWLAIGLKVLLIVVISVVLRAAVRRAITKLIDRMNRTVQSADGPAGGMALGSLLVNVERRRQRSQAIGSVLRSVASFIILGTAALMVLSAFQINLAPLLASAGVAGVAIGFGARNLVTDFLSGVFMILEDQYGVGDTIDAGVASGEVIEVGLRVTKLRGDQGEIWYVRNGEVKRIGNLSQGWATAGVDVTVSANVDLDRLKATLAEVGEKMSREEPWNELLWGPIESLGLDSVLLDSMVVRLTAKTMPGKSLTVERELRWRVKRALDAAGIRVVGGTTVIPEEDPDADPTAAVAAPSVYSNAASPQVEAASPIGPARPLR; the protein is encoded by the coding sequence GTGTCCTTGCCCGCCGTCCTACTCGCCGCCGGCCCGTCGCCGTCACCGACTCCCTCGGAGTCGCCGACCGCGTTGGTCCCGTCGCTCCAGGACGCCCAGGAGCGTGCGACGAACGCCGCCAGCTGGGTCGAGCAGAACTGGTCCACCTGGCTGGCGATAGGCCTCAAGGTCCTGTTGATCGTGGTGATCTCGGTCGTGCTGAGAGCGGCGGTGCGGCGGGCCATCACCAAGCTGATCGACCGTATGAACCGCACGGTCCAGTCGGCCGACGGCCCGGCCGGCGGCATGGCGCTCGGCAGCCTGCTGGTGAATGTCGAGCGGCGCCGCCAGCGCTCCCAGGCGATCGGCTCGGTGCTTCGTTCGGTTGCGAGCTTCATCATCCTGGGCACCGCGGCCCTGATGGTGCTCTCCGCGTTCCAGATCAACCTGGCCCCGCTCCTCGCCTCCGCCGGTGTCGCGGGCGTGGCGATCGGTTTCGGCGCCCGCAACCTGGTGACGGACTTCCTCTCCGGCGTGTTCATGATCCTTGAGGACCAGTACGGCGTCGGGGACACGATCGACGCGGGGGTGGCGTCGGGCGAGGTGATCGAGGTGGGCCTGCGCGTGACGAAGCTGCGCGGCGACCAGGGTGAGATCTGGTACGTCCGCAACGGCGAGGTCAAGCGCATCGGCAACCTCTCCCAGGGCTGGGCCACGGCCGGCGTGGACGTGACCGTGAGCGCGAACGTGGACCTGGACCGGCTGAAGGCGACGCTCGCCGAGGTCGGCGAGAAGATGAGCCGGGAGGAGCCCTGGAACGAGCTGCTGTGGGGCCCGATCGAGAGCCTGGGCCTGGACAGCGTGCTCCTGGACTCGATGGTCGTCCGCCTCACGGCGAAGACGATGCCGGGCAAGTCCCTGACGGTGGAGCGCGAACTGCGCTGGCGCGTCAAGCGGGCGCTGGACGCGGCGGGCATCCGCGTCGTCGGCGGCACCACGGTCATCCCGGAGGAGGACCCGGACGCGGACCCGACAGCGGCGGTCGCGGCCCCCTCGGTGTACTCGAACGCCGCCTCCCCCCAGGTCGAGGCGGCGTCCCCGATCGGTCCGGCACGGCCCCTCCGGTAG
- a CDS encoding MarR family winged helix-turn-helix transcriptional regulator has protein sequence MTASAQPPQRRDPVDAIIDQWAVVRPDLDTAAMEVFGRVYRLARTMADRTEKAYARFGIARGEFDVLATLRRAGEPYTLSPRQLSSTLMLTTGGMTGRLDKLERAGLVRRSPDPHDRRGLQVTLTEEGLNRVDEAVGVGLAAQTEALAALDAEKAGQLAGLLRELLAATDGPRQP, from the coding sequence ATGACCGCAAGTGCACAGCCGCCGCAGCGCAGGGACCCCGTCGACGCGATCATCGACCAGTGGGCGGTGGTGCGGCCCGATCTCGACACCGCCGCGATGGAGGTGTTCGGCCGCGTCTACCGGCTCGCGCGCACCATGGCCGACCGGACGGAGAAGGCGTACGCCCGGTTCGGGATCGCCCGCGGCGAGTTCGACGTGCTCGCGACCCTGCGCCGGGCGGGCGAGCCGTACACGCTCTCGCCGCGTCAGCTGTCGTCGACGCTGATGCTCACGACCGGCGGGATGACCGGCCGCCTCGACAAGCTGGAACGGGCCGGGCTGGTACGCCGCTCCCCCGACCCCCATGACCGGCGCGGCCTCCAGGTCACCCTGACGGAGGAGGGCCTGAACCGCGTGGACGAGGCGGTCGGCGTCGGTCTCGCCGCGCAGACGGAGGCCCTGGCCGCCCTCGACGCCGAGAAGGCCGGGCAACTGGCCGGCCTGCTGCGGGAGCTGCTGGCGGCGACGGACGGGCCGCGACAACCGTAG
- a CDS encoding ABC transporter substrate-binding protein, translating to MPGISRKVATALAVTASTALLATACTGQSSSGTQDDASKDTTITFWHAWSAPNEVAGVKALIAGFEKAHPNIHVNVVGNMTDDKMNQALRAGGSKAPDVISSFTTNGVGKFCSSGALVDLNPLFKKAGIDPATTFPKAMSQYTQYDGNRCAVPLLGDAYGLYYNKTAFKKAGITSPPKTWSEFEADAKKLTVPQGDTYKQLGFMPNYHGWETTTEHYMGQFGPTYFDASGKSTIAGDRAVADAFTLQKKLVDDLGGFKKLEKFRSGLGDEWGPKHPFQTGQVAMQLDGEWRLGMALDAKPDFEIGVAPLPVPDDKADQYGKGYITGTIAGIAATSNKQNAAWELVKYITTDTDAVVGFSNAIHNVPSTLAALKSPKLRYDPRFKTFLDIAADPNSTTSPASINGGVYLTTIQQLGYDYESGKVTDLKAGLKKAAAQIDTDIAQAK from the coding sequence ATGCCCGGAATATCAAGAAAAGTCGCCACCGCTCTCGCCGTGACCGCCTCGACAGCCCTGCTCGCCACGGCCTGTACGGGCCAGTCCTCGTCAGGCACCCAGGACGACGCGTCCAAGGACACGACGATCACCTTCTGGCACGCCTGGAGCGCGCCGAACGAGGTGGCGGGTGTGAAGGCGCTGATCGCCGGCTTCGAGAAGGCCCACCCGAACATCCATGTGAACGTCGTCGGCAACATGACCGACGACAAGATGAACCAGGCGCTGCGCGCGGGTGGCAGCAAGGCGCCGGACGTGATCTCGTCGTTCACCACCAACGGCGTCGGCAAGTTCTGCTCGTCGGGCGCGCTGGTCGACCTCAACCCGCTCTTCAAGAAGGCGGGCATCGACCCGGCGACCACCTTCCCGAAGGCGATGAGCCAGTACACCCAGTACGACGGCAACCGCTGCGCCGTCCCGCTGCTCGGCGACGCGTACGGCCTCTACTACAACAAGACCGCCTTCAAGAAGGCGGGGATCACCAGCCCGCCGAAGACCTGGTCCGAGTTCGAGGCCGATGCCAAGAAGCTGACGGTTCCCCAGGGCGACACGTACAAGCAGCTCGGTTTTATGCCGAACTACCACGGCTGGGAGACGACCACCGAGCATTACATGGGCCAGTTCGGGCCGACGTACTTCGACGCGTCCGGCAAGTCGACGATCGCGGGCGACCGGGCCGTCGCCGACGCCTTCACCCTGCAGAAGAAGCTCGTCGACGACCTGGGCGGCTTCAAGAAGCTGGAGAAGTTCCGCTCCGGACTCGGCGACGAGTGGGGTCCCAAGCACCCCTTCCAGACCGGCCAGGTGGCCATGCAGCTGGACGGCGAGTGGCGTCTGGGCATGGCGCTGGACGCGAAGCCCGACTTCGAGATCGGCGTCGCCCCGCTGCCCGTACCCGACGACAAGGCCGACCAGTACGGCAAGGGCTACATCACCGGCACCATCGCGGGCATCGCCGCCACCAGCAACAAGCAGAACGCGGCCTGGGAGCTGGTCAAGTACATCACCACGGACACGGACGCGGTCGTCGGCTTCTCCAACGCGATCCACAACGTGCCCTCGACGCTCGCGGCGCTGAAGTCCCCGAAGCTGAGGTACGACCCGCGCTTCAAGACCTTCCTCGACATCGCCGCGGACCCGAACTCGACCACCTCACCCGCCTCGATCAACGGCGGCGTCTACCTCACCACCATCCAGCAGCTCGGCTACGACTACGAGAGCGGCAAGGTCACCGACCTGAAGGCGGGCCTGAAGAAGGCCGCGGCGCAGATCGACACGGACATCGCGCAGGCGAAGTGA
- a CDS encoding ABC transporter ATP-binding protein, whose amino-acid sequence MTTTHGETSDGRTSDGPPSPALISAHRLSKAHGRTPALRGASVALRAGEILAVTGPSGSGKSTLLHCLAGIVRPDTGTVEYAGERLDTLPERRLSELRRTEFGVVFQFGQLIPELTVIDNVALPLLLAGTTRAAAHERAGEWLERFGVLGQRLLRPGELSGGQAQRASLARALVTGPKVVFADEPTGALDSLAGEQVMAALTHTARESGTAVLLITHDAQVAAYADRELRLSDGAVTSMEVTS is encoded by the coding sequence ATGACCACCACCCACGGGGAGACGTCCGACGGGCGAACGTCCGACGGGCCCCCTTCACCGGCGCTGATATCCGCCCACCGGCTGTCCAAGGCGCACGGCAGGACGCCCGCGCTGCGCGGCGCGTCGGTCGCGCTGCGGGCCGGCGAGATCCTGGCCGTCACAGGACCCAGCGGCAGCGGGAAGTCGACGCTGCTGCACTGCCTGGCGGGGATCGTCCGACCGGACACAGGCACCGTCGAGTACGCCGGGGAGCGGCTCGACACGCTGCCCGAGCGGAGGCTGAGCGAGCTGCGGCGCACCGAGTTCGGGGTCGTCTTCCAGTTCGGCCAGCTGATTCCCGAGCTGACCGTCATCGACAACGTGGCGCTGCCCCTGCTGCTCGCCGGGACCACGCGCGCGGCGGCGCACGAGCGGGCGGGCGAGTGGCTGGAACGGTTCGGGGTGCTCGGGCAACGGCTGCTCCGACCTGGCGAGCTGAGCGGGGGCCAGGCGCAGCGCGCCTCGCTGGCCCGCGCCCTGGTCACCGGCCCGAAGGTGGTCTTCGCCGACGAGCCGACCGGCGCGCTGGACTCTCTGGCGGGCGAACAGGTGATGGCGGCGCTGACACACACGGCCCGCGAGTCCGGCACGGCGGTCCTGCTGATCACGCACGACGCCCAGGTGGCGGCGTACGCGGACCGCGAACTGAGGCTCAGCGACGGCGCCGTGACCTCGATGGAGGTGACCTCATGA
- a CDS encoding ROK family transcriptional regulator, with protein sequence MAGIAGTPGTPRVLRAMNDRAALDLLLEHGPLSRTRIGKLTGLSKPTASQLLARLEAAGLVLATGTTEGRPGPNAQLYEVNATAAYAAGLDVTPERVLAAVADITGRTVGEYELPTPGKRPARPVVQQVTDALDGAVKAAGLARADLRRLVIGTPGAFDPGTGRLRYASHLPGWHSPALLDELAAALPMPVEYENDVNLVAIAEQRLGAARGHDDFVLLWNEGGLGAALVLGGRLHRGWTGGAGEVGFLPVPGTPLVRQVSRAGSGGYQELAGSQVIPRLARELGISPVPEGPYAEVAAALVAQAADINAGPHRRLLETYATGLATGLASLVSVLDPELVVLSGASLTAGGEPLRGLVQAELEELAAARPRLLVGDVREHPVLRGALESALATTRDEVFDTSR encoded by the coding sequence ATGGCAGGAATCGCAGGCACGCCCGGCACTCCCCGCGTCCTGCGCGCCATGAACGACCGGGCGGCCCTGGACCTCCTTCTGGAGCACGGCCCCCTGTCCCGCACCCGGATCGGCAAGCTCACCGGTCTCTCCAAGCCGACCGCCTCGCAACTGCTCGCCCGCCTCGAAGCGGCGGGCCTCGTGCTGGCGACCGGCACCACCGAGGGCCGGCCCGGCCCGAACGCCCAGCTGTACGAGGTCAACGCGACCGCCGCGTACGCCGCCGGGCTCGACGTCACTCCCGAACGCGTTCTCGCCGCGGTCGCCGACATCACCGGCCGGACCGTGGGCGAGTACGAACTGCCCACCCCCGGCAAGCGCCCCGCCCGGCCCGTCGTCCAGCAGGTCACCGACGCCCTGGACGGTGCCGTCAAGGCGGCGGGGCTGGCCCGTGCCGATCTCCGGCGGCTCGTCATCGGGACGCCGGGCGCCTTCGACCCGGGCACCGGGCGGCTGCGCTACGCCTCCCACCTCCCGGGCTGGCACTCCCCGGCCCTCCTCGACGAGCTCGCCGCCGCGCTGCCGATGCCGGTGGAGTACGAGAACGACGTGAACCTCGTCGCCATCGCCGAGCAGCGCCTCGGCGCCGCCAGAGGGCACGACGACTTCGTGCTCCTGTGGAACGAGGGCGGACTCGGCGCCGCCCTCGTCCTCGGCGGCCGGCTGCACCGCGGCTGGACCGGCGGCGCCGGCGAGGTCGGCTTCCTGCCCGTGCCGGGCACACCCCTCGTCCGGCAGGTCAGCAGGGCCGGCAGCGGCGGCTACCAGGAGCTGGCCGGTTCCCAGGTCATCCCCCGGCTCGCCCGCGAGCTGGGCATCAGCCCCGTCCCCGAGGGCCCGTACGCCGAGGTCGCGGCCGCCCTCGTCGCCCAGGCCGCCGACATCAACGCGGGCCCCCACCGGCGGCTCCTCGAAACGTACGCGACCGGCCTGGCCACCGGTCTGGCCTCCCTCGTCTCCGTCCTCGACCCCGAACTCGTCGTCCTCAGCGGCGCCTCCCTGACCGCGGGCGGCGAACCCCTGCGCGGTCTGGTCCAGGCCGAGCTGGAGGAACTGGCCGCGGCCAGGCCCCGGCTGCTCGTCGGCGACGTACGCGAACACCCCGTGCTACGGGGCGCGTTGGAGAGCGCCCTCGCGACCACCCGCGACGAGGTCTTCGACACCTCCCGCTGA
- a CDS encoding PadR family transcriptional regulator, with protein MSTRHILLGLLAGGPSHGYDLKRRHDERFPQARPLAYGQVYTTLQRLVRDGLAEVDRTDADGGPERTSYRATDDGERELADWVRQISAPAPHVTNEIFAKVVVAILAGADPAAYLLDQRAAHMARMRELTAVKTSPASDLSTVLSADYALNHLDADLRWMTTTVARLTTLTAEVETA; from the coding sequence ATGAGCACCCGCCACATCCTTCTGGGGCTGCTCGCCGGGGGGCCCAGCCATGGCTACGACCTCAAGCGACGGCACGACGAACGCTTCCCGCAGGCCCGTCCGCTGGCCTACGGCCAGGTCTACACGACCCTGCAGCGCCTGGTGCGCGACGGGCTCGCGGAGGTCGACCGCACCGACGCGGACGGCGGTCCGGAGCGGACCAGCTACCGGGCGACCGATGACGGGGAGCGTGAACTCGCCGACTGGGTACGGCAGATCAGCGCACCCGCGCCGCACGTCACCAACGAGATCTTCGCCAAGGTCGTCGTCGCGATCCTGGCCGGCGCGGACCCGGCCGCGTATCTGCTGGACCAGCGTGCCGCGCACATGGCGCGGATGCGGGAGCTGACGGCGGTCAAGACCTCGCCGGCCTCGGACCTCTCGACCGTGCTCTCGGCGGACTACGCCCTCAACCACCTTGACGCCGACCTTCGTTGGATGACCACCACGGTGGCCCGGCTCACCACACTGACCGCGGAGGTCGAAACGGCATGA
- a CDS encoding EamA family transporter, translating to MPASRSALVPTIALTALAPISWGTTYAVTTELLPPDRPLFTALLRALPAGLVLLALTRVLPRGAWWWKATVLGALNIGAFFPLLFLSAYRLPGGMAAVVGSVGPLFVAGLAVLLLGERPTVRTLLTGIAAALGVSLVVLKAAGALDAVGVLAALASTASMSTGTVLTKHWGRPDGVGPLALTGWQLTAGGLLIAPLAVLVEGAPPALDGRAAAGYVYLALANTAVAYWLWFRGIGRLTATQVTFLGPLSPLTAAFVGWAALDQALTPVQLAGMALAFGATVAGQVGVRRAASVTAPGSVTEPVTGSGAGKAGGPVLAARRS from the coding sequence ATGCCCGCCAGCCGCTCCGCCCTCGTCCCCACCATCGCCCTCACCGCCCTGGCGCCCATCTCCTGGGGCACCACATACGCGGTCACCACCGAACTCCTCCCGCCCGACCGCCCCCTCTTCACCGCTCTGCTGCGCGCCCTGCCCGCCGGTCTCGTGCTGCTCGCACTGACCCGGGTGCTGCCGCGCGGGGCCTGGTGGTGGAAGGCGACGGTCCTGGGCGCGCTCAACATCGGCGCCTTCTTCCCGCTGCTGTTCCTGTCCGCGTACCGGCTGCCGGGCGGTATGGCGGCGGTCGTCGGGTCGGTCGGCCCGCTGTTCGTCGCCGGGCTCGCGGTGCTGCTCCTGGGCGAGCGTCCGACCGTACGCACCCTGCTCACCGGGATCGCGGCGGCGCTCGGCGTCAGTCTGGTCGTCCTGAAGGCGGCCGGGGCGCTGGACGCCGTGGGCGTGCTGGCCGCCCTCGCCTCCACCGCGTCGATGTCGACGGGCACCGTACTGACGAAGCACTGGGGTCGCCCGGACGGCGTGGGCCCGCTCGCCCTCACCGGCTGGCAACTGACCGCCGGCGGCCTGCTCATCGCGCCCCTCGCCGTGCTCGTCGAGGGCGCTCCGCCCGCGCTGGACGGCCGGGCCGCCGCCGGGTACGTCTACCTCGCCCTGGCGAACACGGCGGTGGCGTACTGGCTCTGGTTCCGTGGCATAGGCCGGCTCACCGCGACCCAGGTCACCTTCCTCGGCCCGCTGTCCCCGCTCACCGCCGCGTTCGTCGGCTGGGCGGCCCTCGACCAGGCGCTGACACCGGTCCAACTGGCTGGCATGGCACTGGCGTTCGGGGCGACGGTGGCGGGGCAGGTCGGGGTGCGCAGGGCCGCTTCGGTGACAGCGCCGGGGTCGGTGACAGAGCCGGTGACGGGCTCCGGGGCGGGGAAGGCCGGGGGTCCCGTCCTGGCGGCGCGGCGCTCCTGA
- the malQ gene encoding 4-alpha-glucanotransferase, giving the protein MSEPGPAGPVEGHESGESRAEERLALARLAELHGVAPSFSPSPDRTVAASDSALVAVLAALGVDATTPEAVQVALAARERELAARLLPPTVVCGADGTATALAHLPEGTRLRIRTEQGEICDSVDQLPPGIHELDAEAPDGRAARAHLVVAPARLPTPTGRSYGLLVQLYSLLSRRSWGMGDLGDLSELSDWAGRALGVGFVQVNPLHAAVSGAPTDPSPYRPSSRRFPDPVHLRVEAVPEFAYIQAAEDRERVRGLLERAGRLRESVLDKGELIDRDAVWELKREALELVCAVPLGPGRQAAYSDFLARAGEPLEDHATWCALAETHGSDWSRWPAGLQDPRSAETARARGELMDRVDFHSRLAWLTDTQLADAQRTARDAGMPVGIVHDLAVGVHPGGADAWAQQEYFAAGMSVGAPPDAFNARGQDWGLPPWRPDRLAESGYAPYRQLLRSLFGYAGALRIDHVMGLFRLWWVPQGLAPTEGAYVRYDAEAMLAVLALEASRAGAVVIGEDLGTVEPGVRETLHARGVLGTSVLWFERDWDGDGRPLSPDHWRADCLATVTTHDLPPTAARLTGEHVELRDRLGLLTNPLAQERAVAAADTNEWLTLLARLGLLQGCGGALSGTAEEAEIQAVHRYLLRTPARMIGVWLPDGVGDRRPQNLPGTWDQYPNWRLPVADAEGRPVTLEELAGSARLWALMGVLREGG; this is encoded by the coding sequence ATGTCCGAACCCGGGCCGGCCGGACCCGTCGAGGGCCACGAGAGCGGGGAGAGCCGGGCCGAGGAACGCCTCGCGCTCGCCCGCCTCGCCGAGCTGCACGGCGTCGCCCCCTCCTTCAGCCCCTCACCGGACCGTACGGTCGCCGCCTCCGACTCCGCGCTCGTCGCCGTACTGGCCGCACTCGGCGTCGACGCGACCACCCCGGAGGCCGTCCAGGTCGCCCTCGCCGCCCGGGAACGGGAACTGGCGGCGCGGCTGCTGCCACCCACGGTGGTGTGCGGCGCCGACGGTACGGCGACCGCGCTGGCCCACCTGCCCGAGGGCACCCGACTGCGCATCCGCACCGAACAGGGCGAGATCTGCGACTCGGTCGACCAACTCCCGCCCGGCATCCATGAGTTGGACGCCGAAGCGCCCGACGGCCGGGCCGCCCGAGCCCACCTCGTCGTCGCCCCGGCCCGGCTGCCCACGCCCACCGGACGCTCGTACGGACTCCTCGTCCAGCTGTACTCCCTCCTCTCCCGGCGCTCCTGGGGCATGGGCGACCTCGGTGACCTCAGCGAGCTGAGCGACTGGGCCGGACGGGCACTCGGTGTCGGATTCGTGCAGGTCAACCCCTTGCACGCGGCCGTCTCCGGGGCGCCCACCGACCCGTCCCCGTACCGGCCGTCCTCCCGTCGCTTCCCCGACCCCGTGCATCTGCGGGTCGAGGCCGTCCCGGAGTTCGCGTACATCCAGGCCGCCGAGGACCGTGAGCGGGTGCGCGGGCTGCTGGAGCGGGCCGGGCGGCTGCGGGAGTCGGTGCTGGACAAGGGTGAGCTGATCGACCGGGACGCCGTGTGGGAACTCAAGCGTGAGGCCCTGGAGTTGGTGTGCGCCGTACCGCTCGGGCCCGGGCGGCAGGCCGCGTACTCCGACTTCCTCGCCCGGGCCGGCGAGCCGCTGGAGGACCACGCCACCTGGTGCGCGCTGGCCGAGACGCACGGCTCGGACTGGTCGCGCTGGCCGGCCGGCCTCCAGGACCCCCGGTCGGCCGAAACCGCCCGCGCCCGGGGCGAGTTGATGGACCGAGTCGACTTCCACTCCCGCCTCGCCTGGCTCACCGACACCCAACTCGCCGACGCCCAGCGGACGGCACGCGACGCGGGCATGCCGGTCGGGATCGTGCACGACCTCGCCGTCGGGGTGCATCCCGGCGGCGCCGACGCCTGGGCGCAGCAGGAGTACTTCGCGGCCGGCATGTCGGTCGGCGCGCCCCCGGACGCGTTCAACGCGCGCGGCCAGGACTGGGGCCTGCCGCCCTGGAGACCGGACCGTCTGGCCGAGTCCGGCTACGCCCCGTACCGCCAGCTGCTGCGGTCCCTCTTCGGCTATGCGGGCGCCCTGCGCATCGACCACGTCATGGGCCTGTTCCGGCTCTGGTGGGTGCCCCAGGGGCTGGCGCCCACGGAGGGGGCGTACGTCCGTTACGACGCCGAGGCCATGCTCGCCGTCCTCGCGCTGGAGGCCTCGCGGGCCGGGGCGGTCGTGATCGGCGAGGACCTGGGCACCGTCGAACCGGGGGTGCGGGAGACGCTGCACGCACGCGGGGTGCTCGGCACGTCCGTGCTGTGGTTCGAACGGGACTGGGACGGCGACGGGCGCCCCCTGTCCCCCGACCACTGGCGGGCCGACTGTCTCGCCACCGTCACCACCCACGACCTGCCACCGACGGCCGCCCGCCTCACCGGCGAGCACGTCGAACTCCGCGACCGGCTGGGTCTGTTGACCAACCCGCTGGCGCAGGAGCGGGCGGTCGCCGCCGCCGACACGAACGAGTGGCTGACCCTGCTGGCCCGCCTCGGTCTGCTCCAGGGGTGCGGCGGCGCCCTCTCGGGGACTGCGGAGGAGGCCGAGATCCAGGCCGTCCACCGCTATCTGCTGCGCACGCCCGCCCGCATGATCGGCGTCTGGCTCCCGGACGGCGTCGGCGACCGGCGCCCGCAGAACCTGCCGGGGACGTGGGACCAGTACCCGAACTGGCGGCTGCCCGTCGCCGACGCGGAGGGCCGCCCGGTGACGCTGGAGGAGCTGGCGGGGTCGGCGCGGCTGTGGGCGCTGATGGGGGTGTTGCGGGAGGGAGGGTGA
- a CDS encoding ABC transporter permease — protein sequence MTADQGTLRADLHLAWLLTQGSDRREWWRVALTAVGAALATGFALAAVAVASIRGQYYVSVGSGLLNQQGERSGVVLALVLLLVPVLGFLGQCARVGAVHRDRRLAALRLAGAGPARVRRIAALESGLACLLGAMLATVCSALFLLGVWHQPPVLVWFGMALVTAAVPVLGALVSVMALRRVVASPLGRVRRVPPREGRGPGMPVPAAALGLLVVGLLLAPGTFGGYETAPVQVFSVVIVTGVCALWLTGATARFTGRVLAARTADPATLIAAERLRDDPWAAARTHAAVLLVTTVGTGFVGVREVLLTSLRDRGEHKLASSLTFYTTGVDLTGAAVLVALVITLCGLGVGTAESVAARRRGLAAQTAAGVPRSVLGRALLLETALPLAPAMLLAGAGGLLIGVLFAGMAQDGSRTVPYTALLVPPAVYVSCLLAAATSLPLLGRSVRPAELRYV from the coding sequence ATGACCGCCGACCAGGGCACCCTGCGAGCCGACCTGCACCTCGCCTGGCTGCTCACCCAGGGATCCGACCGGCGCGAGTGGTGGCGGGTCGCACTCACGGCCGTCGGGGCGGCGCTCGCCACCGGGTTCGCGCTGGCCGCCGTGGCCGTCGCCTCGATACGCGGGCAGTACTACGTCTCGGTCGGCTCCGGGCTGCTGAACCAACAAGGGGAACGCTCGGGCGTGGTCCTCGCCCTCGTGCTGCTGCTCGTGCCCGTGCTCGGGTTCCTCGGGCAGTGTGCGCGGGTCGGAGCCGTCCACCGGGACCGGCGGCTCGCCGCGCTGCGACTGGCGGGGGCCGGGCCGGCGCGGGTGCGGCGGATCGCGGCGCTGGAGTCGGGGCTCGCCTGTCTGCTCGGCGCGATGCTCGCCACCGTGTGCTCCGCGCTGTTCCTGCTGGGCGTGTGGCATCAGCCGCCGGTGCTCGTCTGGTTCGGGATGGCGCTGGTCACGGCGGCCGTGCCGGTGCTGGGCGCGCTGGTGAGCGTCATGGCGCTGCGTCGCGTGGTCGCCTCGCCGCTGGGCCGGGTGCGGCGGGTGCCCCCGCGCGAGGGGCGCGGCCCGGGGATGCCCGTCCCGGCGGCGGCTCTGGGCCTGCTGGTCGTGGGGCTGCTGCTGGCCCCGGGCACGTTCGGCGGGTACGAGACCGCTCCCGTACAGGTGTTCTCCGTGGTGATCGTCACCGGGGTGTGCGCCCTCTGGCTGACCGGCGCCACCGCCCGGTTCACGGGGCGGGTCCTCGCGGCCCGCACCGCCGACCCGGCGACGCTGATCGCGGCGGAACGGCTGCGCGACGACCCGTGGGCCGCCGCCCGCACCCATGCGGCGGTGCTGCTGGTGACCACCGTGGGCACCGGGTTCGTCGGCGTCCGGGAGGTGCTCCTCACCTCGCTCCGCGACCGCGGGGAGCACAAGTTGGCCTCGTCCCTGACCTTCTACACGACCGGCGTCGACCTGACCGGTGCCGCCGTGCTGGTCGCCCTGGTGATCACGCTCTGCGGGCTCGGCGTGGGCACCGCCGAGTCGGTGGCGGCCCGCCGCCGGGGGCTGGCCGCGCAGACCGCCGCCGGGGTGCCGCGCTCGGTGCTCGGCCGGGCCCTGCTCCTGGAGACGGCCCTGCCGCTCGCACCGGCGATGCTGCTGGCGGGCGCCGGGGGCCTGCTGATCGGCGTCCTGTTCGCCGGCATGGCCCAGGACGGCAGCCGCACGGTGCCGTACACGGCGCTGCTGGTCCCGCCGGCGGTGTACGTGTCCTGCCTGCTCGCCGCCGCCACCTCACTGCCGTTGCTGGGCCGTTCGGTGCGTCCGGCGGAGCTCAGGTACGTCTGA
- a CDS encoding HNH endonuclease encodes MPHVLVLNASYEPLGVVPLRRALVLVLENKAVSLEESGAFLHSATVTVPAPSVVRLKRFVRVPYRGPVPLTRRALFARDGGRCMYCGAAATSVDHVIPRSRGGQHRWDNVVASCRRCNHTKADRHLFEIGWRLRHKPAPPTGLAWRIIGTGHRDPRWLPYLQPYGADDAMARIDGISA; translated from the coding sequence GTGCCGCATGTCCTGGTACTCAACGCGTCGTACGAGCCGCTCGGCGTCGTACCGCTCCGACGCGCGCTCGTCCTCGTCCTGGAGAACAAGGCTGTCTCCCTGGAGGAATCGGGCGCTTTCCTGCACAGCGCGACCGTTACTGTCCCCGCACCCAGCGTGGTCCGGCTGAAGAGGTTCGTCCGGGTTCCCTATCGGGGGCCCGTTCCACTGACCCGTAGGGCGCTGTTCGCCCGCGACGGCGGCCGGTGCATGTACTGCGGTGCCGCCGCGACCAGCGTCGACCATGTCATCCCGCGTTCCCGTGGCGGTCAGCACCGCTGGGACAACGTGGTGGCGTCATGCCGTCGCTGCAACCACACCAAGGCCGACCGCCATCTCTTCGAGATCGGCTGGCGGCTGCGCCACAAACCCGCCCCGCCCACCGGTCTCGCCTGGCGCATCATCGGCACCGGGCACCGGGACCCGCGCTGGCTGCCGTACCTGCAGCCGTACGGCGCGGACGACGCGATGGCCCGGATCGACGGCATCTCCGCCTGA